A part of Carassius carassius chromosome 4, fCarCar2.1, whole genome shotgun sequence genomic DNA contains:
- the LOC132130248 gene encoding survival motor neuron protein 1-like isoform X1 translates to MANGAEEVIFCRGTGESGDSDIWDDTALIKAYDKAVASFKNALKGEDNVTTHKKDFPVKKRKNNKKGKCRKRCNSAANKEVIMNSWQVGDSCYSFWSEDGNLYAATISSIDQEKGTCVVCYTEYGNEEEQNLSDLLTEASDLNEDTQKTADVKEAESSTEESDRSFTPQQSGHQKHKSKGRSPMGPPSWVPSFPPAPPPGPHFQKMDGRRSEGPGPFFPGWPPMIPPGPPMIPPPPPMSPDSLEDDEALGSMLISWYMSGYHTGYYLGLKQGRREAAASKKSHRK, encoded by the exons AGTGGTGATTCGGACATTTGGGATGATACAGCATTGATTAAAGCATATGATAAAGCGGTCGCGTCGTTCAAG AATGCATTGAAAGGAGAGGATAATGTGACGACACACAAAAAAGATTTCCCTGTGAAGAAgcggaaaaacaacaaaaagggtAAATGCAGAAAAAGATGTAACTCAGCAGCTAATAAAGAGGTAATCATGAATAGT TGGCAAGTCGGGGACTCCTGTTATTCATTCTGGTCTGAAGATGGCAACTTGTATGCTGCTACGATTTCCTCAATCGACCAGGAGAAAGGCACCTGTGTGGTCTGTTATACTGAATATGGTAATGAGGAAGAGCAGAACCTCAGTGACCTTCTGACAGAGGCTTCAGATTTGAATGAAGACACTCAAAAAACAGCAGAT GTCAAAGAAGCTGAGTCTTCAACAGAGGAGAGTGATCGATCTTTTACTCCACAGCAGTCCGGTCATCAGAAGCACAAATCTAAAGGCAGATCTCCCATGGGGCCTCCATCATGGGTTCCTAGTTTCCCACCTGCACCCCCACCAGGACCTCACTTCCAAAAG ATGGATGGGAGACGATCAGAAGGTCCTGGACCTTTTTTCCCTGGATGGCCTCCCATGATTCCACCCGGTCCCCCA ATGATCCCTCCACCTCCACCAATGAGTCCAGACTCTCTAGAGGATGATGAAGCTTTGGGCAGTATGCTTATTTCCTGGTACATGAGCGGCTATCACACGGGATACTATTTG GGTTTAAAACAAGGTCGTAGAGAGGCTGCAGCATCGAAGAAGTCACATCGGAAATAA
- the LOC132130248 gene encoding survival motor neuron protein 1-like isoform X2 — MANGAEEVIFCRGTGESGDSDIWDDTALIKAYDKAVASFKNALKGEDNVTTHKKDFPVKKRKNNKKGKCRKRCNSAANKEWQVGDSCYSFWSEDGNLYAATISSIDQEKGTCVVCYTEYGNEEEQNLSDLLTEASDLNEDTQKTADVKEAESSTEESDRSFTPQQSGHQKHKSKGRSPMGPPSWVPSFPPAPPPGPHFQKMDGRRSEGPGPFFPGWPPMIPPGPPMIPPPPPMSPDSLEDDEALGSMLISWYMSGYHTGYYLGLKQGRREAAASKKSHRK; from the exons AGTGGTGATTCGGACATTTGGGATGATACAGCATTGATTAAAGCATATGATAAAGCGGTCGCGTCGTTCAAG AATGCATTGAAAGGAGAGGATAATGTGACGACACACAAAAAAGATTTCCCTGTGAAGAAgcggaaaaacaacaaaaagggtAAATGCAGAAAAAGATGTAACTCAGCAGCTAATAAAGAG TGGCAAGTCGGGGACTCCTGTTATTCATTCTGGTCTGAAGATGGCAACTTGTATGCTGCTACGATTTCCTCAATCGACCAGGAGAAAGGCACCTGTGTGGTCTGTTATACTGAATATGGTAATGAGGAAGAGCAGAACCTCAGTGACCTTCTGACAGAGGCTTCAGATTTGAATGAAGACACTCAAAAAACAGCAGAT GTCAAAGAAGCTGAGTCTTCAACAGAGGAGAGTGATCGATCTTTTACTCCACAGCAGTCCGGTCATCAGAAGCACAAATCTAAAGGCAGATCTCCCATGGGGCCTCCATCATGGGTTCCTAGTTTCCCACCTGCACCCCCACCAGGACCTCACTTCCAAAAG ATGGATGGGAGACGATCAGAAGGTCCTGGACCTTTTTTCCCTGGATGGCCTCCCATGATTCCACCCGGTCCCCCA ATGATCCCTCCACCTCCACCAATGAGTCCAGACTCTCTAGAGGATGATGAAGCTTTGGGCAGTATGCTTATTTCCTGGTACATGAGCGGCTATCACACGGGATACTATTTG GGTTTAAAACAAGGTCGTAGAGAGGCTGCAGCATCGAAGAAGTCACATCGGAAATAA